The following proteins are co-located in the Silene latifolia isolate original U9 population chromosome 1, ASM4854445v1, whole genome shotgun sequence genome:
- the LOC141612332 gene encoding uncharacterized protein LOC141612332 — protein MSYSTTLRRRLHHGDVDGRRREHYDTPTSDSLSEPLLGNDREYGDRHPEQYTLDDLLDDEGTKVQLHWSFIFSQLLAHWAQWLANIVIGSKSLLGRFVNLSSAQHTKFLAPPLSPLQEERLGKLQSRLQVPFDGNRIEHQDALKRLWRLAFPNRELPPLKSELWKEMGWQGTDPSTDFRGGGYISLENLIYFAEKYPESFQCLLHKLDGRRAEWEYPFAVAGINISFMLAQMLDLQSGKPSSTAGVRFLELLAGDEMAFDNLYCIAFQMMDAQWLAKRASYMEFNEVLKSTRAQLERELELEDISNIKDLPAYNLLRR, from the exons ATGTCATATTCGACGACTTTAAGGAGAAGGCTTCACCATGGAGATGTTGATGGGAGAAGGCGTGAGCATTATGATACACCGACTTCTGATAGTTTAAGTGAACCGTTACTTGGGAATGATCGTGAGTACGGTGATAGGCATCCTGAG CAATATACTTTAGATGATCTTCTGGATGATGAAGGGACGAAGGTCCAACTCCATTGGTCGTTTATATTTTCACAGTTGCTTGCGCACTGGGCACAGTGGTTAG CAAATATTGTCATTGGTTCTAAGTCACTTCTGGGACGATTTGTGAATCTTTCGTCAGCCCAACATACGAAGTTTCTTGCACCACCTCTTAGCCCTTTGCAG GAAGAAAGACTCGGAAAACTTCAAAGTAGGCTTCAAGTTCCCTTTGATGGAAACCGAATAGAGCATCAG GATGCTCTCAAGAGGCTATGGAGGTTGGCTTTTCCTAACAGGGAGCTCCCACCTCTTAAATCAGAGCTTTGGAAGGAAATGGGTTGGCAAGGTACTGATCCCTCAACTGATTTTAG GGGTGGAGGATATATATCCCTGGAGAACCTCATATATTTCGCTGAGAAGTATCCG GAGTCCTTCCAGTGTTTGTTGCACAAGCTAGATGGACGAAGGGCTGAGTGGGAATATCCTTTTGCTGTAGCTGGCATCAACATTTCCTTCATGTTGGCTCAAATGCTGGATCTTCAATCGG GAAAACCAAGTTCCACAGCAGGGGTGCGGTTTCTCGAATTACTAGCTGGCGATGAAATGGCGTTTGACAATCTGTACTGTATAGCTTTCCAAATGATGGATGCCCAGTGGCTTGCAAAGCGTGCATCATATATGGAGTTTAAT GAAGTTCTGAAATCAACAAGAGCACAATTGGAACGTGAACTCGAGTTGGAAGATATCTCCAATATAAAAGATCTACCTGCTTACAACCTATTGAGAAGATAA